Proteins encoded by one window of Hyphomicrobium nitrativorans NL23:
- a CDS encoding alpha-2-macroglobulin family protein, with protein MRCLKALLFSLFVISGLTAAIADERPFAHRGVAQDAERYETYLKENWKPGARPAADLRLAGDKALGEDPRAASRHYAAAVTADDKSAENWLGLARALLAITPDPNSGAERYDLPVNASGSAYRAYQLAKDPALKARTLAVLGEAMQRRSYWRPAIDALRASLSLVEATGVRETYEKLRAEQGFRMADYSTDSDAAQPRVCIRFSENLARGEQDFAKFVSVNGRDPEAVAAEGSQLCVEGVRHGERYEIALRAGLPSDVDEPLAKPVTLAVYVPDRKPMVHFTGRSYVLPSRGQQGIPLVAINTNKVEIEVYRIGDRSLATALTAGNFDRQLRGYEFDELKNRTGARVYTGTLDVASKLNAEVTVAFPVGEAIGELQPGAYAMIARPSEAATESWNEQATQWFIVSDLGLTALSGDDGVHAFVRSLANADPVADAEVRLVARNNEILATAKTDKTGYARFEPGQSRGEGGNAPAILVAQNGAGEYAFLDLTTNAFDLSDRGVKGRDASGPIDAFLYTERGVYRPGEEVNVTGLVRDNIGNAVTLPVTLIVTRPDGVEHGRYPLADQGGLGARAHTIALAGGAMTGTWRARLHADPKADALTQVTFLVEDYVPERLDLTLADGAGRLAPGAVKTVDLTGRYLYGPPAANLVVEGDILVRPSTKDLDGFAGYRFGQADEQVSPVRQPLEGLPNTSDDGTAALPVMLPAVTKTARPLEANVIVRLRETGGRTIERSITLPVALGEPRVGIKQLFPATGLPEGEKARFEAILLDGDDKPANAKLDWQLLRLDTSWQWYSRDGSWAYESQTITKKVAAGTVDTTAATPAAIAAEVGFGRYRLEVSASGSGGAALSTLVFNAGWYTGGDSADSPEVLEVALDKETYKAGDTAKLRIASRHGGKALVTVLGQGLLSAQEIEIAAGGGEVAIPVGENWGAGAYATAMLYRPMDEGAKRMPGRAIGVRWIGIDQAPRTLNVALETADQIKSTEGLKVPVKIAGLTPGEEARVTVAAVDVGILNLTRFQAPAPERHFYAQHKLALELRDFYGRLIDGMRAERGTLRSGGDGMGGSGLQASPPVEETVSLYSGIVTVAQDGTASVDFALPPFNGTVRLMAVAWTNTKLGHATRDIVVRDAVALTVSVPRFLTLGDEATVDLSLHNVDGPAGPYKASVSGLIDDAPFAEKVLDLSKGERKSAQVKLKPHDVGTFVYDVNVTGPNDIAVSRRLQFDVKPPAGDIKRSTVATLAAKGGKLTLSKDLLAGMIANRTRVNVSVGPAAHMDVPGLLTSLDRYPYGCAEQTVSRALPLLYVNAVAKDIGFGADHDIKTRVEQAITRVFDMQDASGAFGGWSPANGDLWLTSYVTDFLTRAREQGYVVRDLPFRQALDRLQNFALNSDRVTGGGEERAYALYVLARNGRAPMGELRYEVDTRLESFTTPLAKAQLGAALAMVGDKERSERAFTAALDAFDAADKLDAARTDYGSEIRDGAALLTLATESRVVRNDTPRLVNVVSRAYTARSYTSTQEQAWMLLAAHALGEDAKKAQLSIDGTPVNGAIQRAYSAHDLENGITVSNDGDASIDAVVTVIGAALSPEPAVSKGFSVTRSYYTLAGEPVDLESASGSTGELAQNQRLVAVLKVESDEAAGRILLVDRLPAGLEIENPRLVDSGDIKSLSWLKTTLRPEHTEFRDDRFVAAFNLWNTARRTQNADTPAAGGDDLDDEDNGGGEDDADDGGRGDTTHGIDTDATLDKVAASATVAYVVRAVTPGTFVHPAATVEDMYRPERHARSASGTLTVTNKD; from the coding sequence ATGCGCTGTCTCAAAGCCCTCCTTTTCTCGCTGTTCGTTATCTCCGGCCTCACAGCCGCCATCGCAGACGAACGCCCCTTCGCGCATCGCGGCGTCGCCCAGGATGCCGAGCGCTACGAAACGTACCTGAAAGAGAACTGGAAGCCCGGCGCGCGTCCCGCAGCCGACCTCCGTCTTGCGGGCGATAAAGCGCTTGGCGAAGACCCGCGCGCTGCATCCCGTCATTATGCGGCAGCCGTCACCGCCGACGACAAGAGTGCGGAGAACTGGCTCGGTCTCGCCCGCGCGCTTCTCGCCATTACACCCGACCCGAACAGCGGTGCCGAGCGCTACGATCTCCCCGTCAACGCATCGGGTTCCGCCTATCGCGCCTACCAGCTTGCGAAAGATCCCGCCCTCAAAGCGCGCACGCTCGCCGTCCTTGGCGAAGCCATGCAGCGGCGCTCCTACTGGCGCCCCGCTATCGATGCCCTTCGCGCCAGCCTGTCGCTCGTCGAAGCAACCGGCGTGCGCGAAACTTATGAAAAGCTCCGCGCCGAGCAGGGCTTCCGCATGGCCGACTACTCGACCGACTCGGACGCTGCCCAGCCCCGCGTCTGCATCCGCTTCTCGGAAAACCTGGCGCGCGGCGAACAGGATTTCGCAAAGTTCGTGTCCGTGAACGGCCGCGATCCTGAGGCGGTCGCCGCCGAAGGCAGCCAGCTCTGCGTCGAAGGCGTCCGTCACGGCGAGCGCTACGAGATCGCGCTCCGCGCCGGGCTCCCCTCCGACGTCGACGAGCCGCTCGCCAAGCCCGTCACGCTCGCCGTCTACGTGCCCGACCGCAAGCCGATGGTGCACTTCACCGGCCGCTCCTACGTGCTGCCGAGCCGCGGCCAGCAGGGCATTCCGCTCGTCGCGATCAACACCAACAAAGTCGAGATCGAAGTCTATCGCATCGGCGACCGCAGCCTTGCGACCGCCCTCACCGCCGGAAACTTCGACCGCCAGCTCCGCGGCTACGAGTTCGACGAACTGAAGAACCGCACCGGCGCCCGCGTCTACACCGGCACGCTCGACGTCGCGAGCAAGCTCAACGCCGAGGTCACCGTCGCCTTCCCCGTGGGCGAAGCGATCGGCGAGCTTCAGCCCGGCGCCTACGCGATGATCGCGCGCCCGTCGGAAGCCGCCACCGAAAGCTGGAACGAGCAGGCGACGCAGTGGTTCATCGTCTCGGACCTCGGCCTTACGGCACTGTCCGGCGATGACGGCGTGCACGCCTTCGTCCGCTCGCTCGCGAACGCAGACCCCGTCGCAGACGCCGAAGTCCGCCTCGTCGCACGCAACAACGAAATCCTCGCCACCGCCAAAACCGATAAGACCGGCTACGCGCGCTTCGAGCCCGGCCAGTCGCGCGGCGAAGGCGGCAACGCACCCGCGATCCTCGTCGCCCAGAACGGCGCGGGCGAATACGCCTTCCTCGATCTCACCACCAACGCATTCGATCTTTCCGACCGCGGCGTGAAAGGCCGCGACGCATCCGGCCCGATCGACGCCTTCCTCTACACGGAGCGCGGCGTCTACCGCCCCGGCGAAGAGGTCAACGTCACCGGCCTCGTCCGCGACAACATCGGCAACGCCGTAACGCTGCCCGTCACCCTCATTGTCACGCGGCCCGACGGCGTTGAGCACGGCCGCTATCCGCTCGCCGACCAGGGCGGCCTCGGCGCCCGCGCCCACACCATCGCACTCGCGGGTGGCGCCATGACGGGCACCTGGCGCGCGCGCCTGCACGCCGATCCGAAGGCGGACGCACTCACGCAAGTCACGTTCCTCGTCGAAGACTACGTGCCGGAGCGTCTCGATCTGACGCTTGCCGACGGCGCAGGCCGCCTCGCACCGGGAGCCGTCAAAACCGTCGACCTGACCGGCCGCTACCTCTACGGGCCGCCGGCTGCGAACCTCGTCGTCGAAGGCGACATCCTCGTACGTCCCTCCACGAAGGATCTCGATGGCTTCGCGGGCTACCGCTTCGGCCAGGCCGACGAGCAGGTGAGCCCCGTGCGCCAGCCGCTCGAAGGCTTGCCGAACACGTCAGACGACGGCACTGCCGCGCTTCCCGTGATGCTGCCCGCCGTCACCAAGACCGCGCGTCCGTTGGAAGCGAACGTCATCGTCCGCCTGCGCGAAACCGGCGGCCGCACCATCGAACGTTCGATCACGCTGCCTGTCGCGCTCGGTGAACCCCGCGTCGGCATCAAGCAGCTCTTCCCCGCCACCGGCCTGCCCGAAGGCGAAAAGGCCCGCTTCGAAGCGATCCTGCTCGACGGCGACGACAAACCGGCCAACGCCAAGCTCGACTGGCAACTGCTTCGCCTCGACACCTCATGGCAATGGTACAGCCGCGACGGATCTTGGGCCTACGAGAGCCAAACCATCACCAAGAAGGTTGCAGCCGGCACGGTCGATACGACCGCCGCCACGCCTGCCGCCATCGCCGCAGAGGTCGGCTTCGGGCGCTATCGCCTCGAAGTGAGCGCATCCGGATCCGGCGGCGCGGCTCTCTCCACCCTCGTCTTTAACGCAGGCTGGTACACGGGCGGCGATTCCGCCGACAGCCCTGAAGTCCTCGAAGTCGCGCTCGACAAGGAAACCTACAAAGCCGGCGACACCGCCAAACTCCGCATCGCCTCCCGCCACGGCGGCAAGGCGCTCGTAACCGTGCTCGGACAGGGCCTGCTCTCCGCGCAGGAAATCGAGATCGCGGCGGGCGGCGGCGAAGTCGCCATTCCCGTCGGCGAGAACTGGGGCGCAGGCGCCTACGCCACGGCCATGCTCTACCGGCCGATGGACGAAGGGGCCAAGCGCATGCCCGGCCGCGCCATCGGCGTCCGCTGGATCGGCATCGACCAGGCCCCCCGCACGCTCAACGTCGCGCTCGAAACAGCCGACCAGATCAAGAGCACGGAGGGCCTGAAAGTCCCCGTCAAGATCGCGGGTCTCACGCCCGGCGAGGAAGCCCGCGTCACGGTGGCCGCCGTCGATGTCGGTATCCTCAACCTCACGCGCTTCCAGGCCCCCGCGCCGGAACGCCACTTCTACGCCCAGCACAAGCTCGCGCTCGAACTGCGCGACTTCTACGGCCGCCTCATCGACGGCATGCGCGCCGAACGCGGCACGCTGCGCTCGGGCGGCGACGGCATGGGCGGCAGCGGCCTGCAAGCCAGTCCGCCGGTGGAGGAAACCGTCTCGCTCTACTCCGGCATCGTCACGGTCGCGCAAGATGGAACGGCCAGCGTGGACTTCGCGCTCCCGCCCTTCAATGGCACCGTGCGCCTGATGGCCGTCGCCTGGACAAACACGAAGCTCGGCCACGCCACCCGTGACATCGTCGTCCGCGACGCCGTTGCGCTGACCGTCTCCGTGCCGCGCTTCCTGACCCTCGGCGACGAAGCCACCGTCGACCTCTCGCTCCACAACGTGGACGGACCCGCCGGGCCGTACAAGGCCAGCGTATCCGGCTTGATCGACGACGCGCCCTTCGCCGAAAAGGTGCTCGATCTCTCCAAGGGCGAGCGCAAATCGGCCCAGGTGAAGCTGAAGCCGCACGATGTCGGCACCTTCGTCTACGACGTCAACGTCACCGGCCCGAACGACATCGCCGTCTCGCGCCGCCTGCAGTTCGACGTCAAGCCGCCCGCCGGCGACATCAAGCGCTCGACAGTCGCGACCCTTGCGGCCAAAGGCGGCAAGCTCACGCTCTCGAAGGATCTCCTCGCAGGCATGATCGCGAACCGCACCCGCGTGAACGTGTCGGTCGGCCCCGCCGCCCACATGGACGTGCCGGGCCTTCTCACCTCGCTCGACCGCTATCCGTACGGATGTGCAGAGCAGACCGTCTCGCGCGCGCTTCCCCTTCTCTACGTCAACGCCGTCGCGAAAGACATCGGCTTCGGCGCGGATCACGACATCAAGACGCGCGTCGAGCAGGCCATCACCCGCGTTTTCGACATGCAGGATGCGTCCGGCGCGTTCGGCGGCTGGAGCCCCGCCAACGGCGACCTCTGGCTCACGAGCTACGTCACCGACTTCCTGACGCGGGCCCGCGAGCAAGGATACGTCGTCCGCGACCTGCCCTTCCGCCAGGCTCTCGACCGGCTTCAGAACTTCGCCCTCAACAGCGACCGCGTAACCGGCGGCGGAGAAGAACGCGCCTACGCCCTCTATGTGCTGGCCCGCAACGGCCGCGCACCCATGGGCGAACTGCGCTACGAGGTCGACACACGCCTCGAAAGCTTCACCACACCGCTCGCGAAAGCCCAGCTCGGCGCAGCCCTCGCCATGGTCGGCGACAAGGAACGCTCGGAACGGGCTTTCACGGCCGCACTCGACGCCTTCGACGCAGCGGACAAACTCGACGCCGCACGCACCGACTACGGCTCCGAGATCCGCGACGGCGCGGCCCTTCTCACCCTCGCCACCGAAAGCCGCGTCGTCCGCAATGACACGCCGCGCCTCGTCAACGTCGTAAGCCGCGCCTACACCGCCCGCTCCTACACCTCCACGCAGGAGCAGGCCTGGATGCTGCTAGCCGCCCACGCCCTCGGCGAGGACGCGAAGAAGGCGCAACTCTCCATCGACGGCACGCCCGTTAACGGTGCGATCCAGCGCGCCTACTCGGCTCACGATCTCGAAAACGGCATCACCGTCAGCAACGATGGCGACGCCTCGATCGACGCCGTCGTGACGGTGATCGGCGCAGCCCTCTCGCCCGAACCCGCCGTCTCGAAAGGCTTCAGCGTCACCCGCAGCTACTACACGCTTGCAGGCGAGCCGGTGGACCTCGAAAGCGCATCGGGAAGCACGGGCGAGCTTGCGCAGAACCAGCGTCTCGTCGCCGTGCTCAAGGTCGAGAGCGACGAAGCGGCCGGCCGCATCCTGCTCGTGGACCGGCTGCCCGCCGGGCTTGAGATCGAAAACCCCCGCCTCGTGGACTCGGGCGACATCAAGAGCCTTTCCTGGCTCAAGACCACCCTTCGCCCCGAGCACACGGAGTTCCGGGACGACCGCTTCGTCGCCGCCTTCAACCTCTGGAACACCGCGCGCCGCACCCAGAACGCCGATACGCCCGCGGCGGGCGGCGATGATCTGGATGACGAGGACAACGGCGGCGGCGAAGACGATGCCGACGACGGCGGGCGCGGCGACACCACGCACGGCATCGATACCGATGCGACCCTGGACAAGGTAGCGGCATCCGCCACGGTGGCCTACGTTGTCCGCGCGGTGACGCCCGGCACCTTCGTCCACCCGGCCGCCACCGTCGAAGACATGTATCGCCCGGAACGGCATGCGCGCTCGGCCTCCGGCACGCTCACTGTCACGAACAAGGACTAG
- the phoB gene encoding phosphate regulon transcriptional regulator PhoB, with amino-acid sequence MTAKILLIEDEAPLAEMLRYNLEAEGFRVAHAETGEEAEILVAEEKPDLLVLDWMLPGTSGIEICRRMRARMETRSIPIVMLTARGEEGDRIRGLSTGADDYVVKPFSLPELMARVKAILRRAAPDRMADVLRFADIELDRPAHKVTRGLREVHLGPTEFRLLEFLMESPGRVLSRAQLLDGVWGRDAFVDERTVDVHIGRLRKALIRGKERDPIRTVRGSGYVFGERNGI; translated from the coding sequence ATGACGGCAAAAATCCTGCTCATCGAAGACGAGGCCCCTCTCGCTGAAATGCTCCGCTACAATCTGGAAGCGGAAGGCTTCCGCGTCGCGCACGCGGAAACCGGCGAAGAAGCCGAAATCCTCGTGGCGGAAGAGAAACCGGATCTTCTGGTTCTCGATTGGATGCTGCCGGGCACGTCGGGCATCGAGATCTGCCGGCGGATGCGGGCGCGAATGGAAACGCGCTCCATCCCCATCGTCATGCTGACGGCGCGCGGCGAAGAGGGAGACCGCATCCGCGGTCTCTCGACCGGCGCGGACGACTATGTCGTCAAGCCGTTCTCGCTTCCCGAGCTGATGGCGCGCGTGAAGGCGATCCTTCGCCGCGCCGCGCCGGATCGGATGGCGGATGTCCTGCGCTTTGCCGACATCGAGCTGGACCGTCCGGCGCACAAGGTGACGCGCGGGTTGCGCGAAGTGCATCTCGGCCCGACCGAATTTCGCCTGCTCGAATTCCTGATGGAAAGCCCCGGCCGCGTGCTGTCGCGCGCGCAATTGCTGGACGGCGTCTGGGGCCGCGACGCATTTGTTGACGAACGCACCGTGGACGTTCACATCGGACGCCTGCGCAAGGCGCTCATCCGCGGCAAGGAACGCGATCCCATCCGCACCGTTCGCGGCTCCGGCTACGTCTTCGGCGAACGCAACGGCATCTGA
- the phoU gene encoding phosphate signaling complex protein PhoU: MNEHIVKSYEEELALLDKKIAQMGGLAEHILGQAFDALERRDPKLAEQVVKSDRHIDDLERDIEEQVISMIARRQPLADDLRHVMAALRITGDLERIGDLAKNIAKRALAIADESHPKPLMTGLRHMVDLALQQLKEVLDAYAARDAERALSVWRSDESIDSMYNSLFRELLTYMMEDPRSIGLSTHLLFGAKNIERVGDHTTNIAETIHFFVRGTMISDDRPKGDDTSSTLFPAS; this comes from the coding sequence ATGAACGAGCATATCGTCAAATCCTACGAGGAAGAGCTTGCCCTCCTCGACAAGAAGATCGCGCAGATGGGCGGCCTCGCCGAGCACATCCTGGGCCAGGCGTTTGACGCGCTTGAGCGACGCGACCCCAAGCTCGCCGAGCAGGTCGTGAAGTCGGACCGCCACATCGACGACCTGGAGCGTGACATCGAGGAGCAGGTGATCTCGATGATCGCCCGCCGCCAGCCGCTCGCGGACGACCTTCGTCACGTGATGGCGGCGCTCCGCATCACCGGCGACCTCGAACGCATCGGCGATCTCGCGAAAAACATCGCCAAGCGGGCGCTCGCGATTGCGGACGAATCGCACCCGAAGCCTCTCATGACCGGCCTGCGCCATATGGTGGATCTCGCGCTCCAGCAGCTCAAGGAGGTGCTCGACGCCTACGCCGCACGCGACGCGGAACGCGCCCTTTCCGTATGGCGCTCCGACGAAAGCATCGACTCCATGTACAATTCCCTGTTCCGGGAGCTTCTCACGTACATGATGGAGGATCCGCGTTCCATCGGCCTCTCCACGCATCTCCTGTTCGGCGCCAAGAACATCGAGCGCGTGGGCGACCACACGACGAACATCGCCGAGACGATCCACTTCTTCGTGCGCGGCACCATGATCTCCGACGACCGCCCCAAGGGCGACGACACCAGCTCGACGCTGTTCCCCGCGAGCTGA
- the pstB gene encoding phosphate ABC transporter ATP-binding protein PstB, which translates to MLMETTSATVQSSANATGPKILAKDVNVFYGEKQALKDINVNIPDRGVMAFIGPSGCGKSTFLRCINRMNDTIAACRVTGKITIEGEDIYDPSLDPVLLRARVGMVFQKPNPFPKSIYENVAYGPRIHGLAANKAELDDIVAKSLERAGLWKEVRDRLNDPGTGLSGGQQQRLCIARAVAVGPEVILMDEPCSALDPIATAKVEELIDELKRNYCIVIVTHSMQQAARVSQRTAFFHLGILVEEGETNEIFTNPQDQRTQDYITGRFG; encoded by the coding sequence ATGCTTATGGAAACAACGAGCGCCACCGTGCAGTCTTCAGCGAATGCGACTGGGCCTAAAATTCTGGCAAAGGACGTCAACGTCTTTTACGGAGAGAAGCAGGCGCTCAAGGACATCAATGTCAACATCCCTGACCGCGGCGTGATGGCCTTCATCGGCCCGTCCGGTTGCGGCAAGTCGACGTTCCTGCGCTGCATCAACCGCATGAACGACACCATTGCGGCCTGCCGCGTCACCGGCAAGATCACCATTGAGGGCGAGGACATCTACGATCCCTCGCTCGACCCCGTGCTGCTTCGTGCCCGCGTCGGCATGGTGTTTCAGAAACCGAACCCGTTCCCGAAGTCGATCTACGAGAACGTGGCCTACGGTCCCCGCATCCACGGCCTCGCGGCCAATAAAGCCGAGCTCGACGACATCGTGGCCAAAAGCCTCGAACGCGCCGGTCTCTGGAAAGAAGTTCGCGACCGCCTCAACGATCCCGGCACCGGCCTCTCCGGCGGCCAGCAGCAGCGCCTTTGCATTGCGCGTGCCGTTGCCGTCGGTCCGGAGGTGATCCTGATGGACGAGCCGTGCTCCGCGCTCGATCCCATCGCGACCGCCAAGGTGGAAGAGCTGATCGACGAGTTGAAGCGTAACTACTGTATCGTCATCGTCACGCACTCGATGCAGCAGGCCGCCCGCGTTTCGCAGCGGACCGCGTTTTTCCACCTCGGCATTCTTGTGGAGGAAGGTGAGACCAACGAAATCTTCACCAACCCGCAGGATCAGCGCACGCAGGATTACATCACCGGGCGCTTCGGCTAA
- the pstA gene encoding phosphate ABC transporter permease PstA, whose product MAITANPGRPDRTAIIKKGISRRYAAERRFRLFGIAAIGFALAFLLFLFGSIVSNGYTAFVQTSLQLNVNLDKDVIDPTGTQRAQDIRNADYTLLARRALAAQLGVDTSNRPAMREIGGLMSRDVDITIRRLVQADPSLIGTTVPVWVLAHGQVDSLMKGQIDRTLTASQRRISDQQLGWLDKAEAEGFLSKRFNTGLFTYGASSSPETSGIGVAIIGSLFMMMIVVTLSVPLGVAAAVYLEEFAPKNLFTDTIEVNINNLAAVPSIVFGLLGLAIFINMAGLPRSASVVGGLVLTLMTLPTIIIATRAALKAVPPSIREAAYGVGASKIQTITHHVLPLAVPGILTGTIVGLAQALGETAPLLMIGMVAFVVEYPTTPLDPATALPVQIFMWATSAERGFVERTSGAALILVFVLVCMNLLAVILRRRFERRW is encoded by the coding sequence ATGGCCATCACAGCAAATCCCGGCAGACCGGATCGCACCGCCATCATCAAGAAGGGCATCAGCCGGCGCTATGCCGCCGAACGCCGGTTCCGCCTCTTTGGTATCGCCGCAATCGGGTTCGCCCTTGCGTTCCTGCTGTTCCTCTTCGGCAGTATCGTTTCGAACGGCTACACGGCCTTCGTGCAGACGTCCTTGCAGCTCAACGTCAACCTGGACAAGGACGTCATCGACCCCACGGGAACTCAGCGGGCGCAGGATATTCGTAACGCCGACTATACCTTGCTCGCCCGTCGGGCCCTTGCCGCCCAGCTCGGCGTCGACACGTCGAACCGTCCCGCGATGCGCGAGATCGGCGGTCTCATGTCGCGTGACGTCGACATCACGATCCGCCGCCTCGTTCAGGCCGATCCCTCACTCATCGGAACGACGGTTCCGGTATGGGTTCTCGCCCACGGCCAGGTCGACTCCTTGATGAAGGGCCAAATCGATCGCACGCTAACCGCCAGCCAGCGCCGGATTTCGGATCAGCAGCTCGGCTGGCTCGATAAGGCCGAAGCCGAGGGCTTCCTCTCGAAGCGCTTCAACACCGGCCTCTTCACCTACGGCGCATCGAGCAGCCCTGAAACCTCCGGCATCGGTGTCGCGATCATCGGCTCGCTTTTCATGATGATGATCGTCGTGACCCTCTCGGTTCCGCTCGGTGTCGCCGCGGCCGTCTATCTTGAGGAATTCGCGCCGAAGAACCTCTTCACCGACACCATCGAGGTCAACATCAACAACCTCGCGGCGGTGCCGTCGATCGTGTTCGGTCTCCTGGGTCTCGCGATCTTCATCAACATGGCGGGCCTGCCCCGCTCGGCGTCCGTCGTCGGCGGCCTCGTGCTGACCCTCATGACGTTGCCGACGATCATCATCGCCACCCGCGCGGCCCTCAAGGCGGTCCCGCCTTCGATCCGCGAGGCGGCCTACGGCGTCGGCGCGTCCAAGATCCAAACCATCACCCACCATGTGCTGCCGCTTGCGGTTCCGGGCATTCTGACGGGCACCATCGTCGGCCTCGCCCAGGCGCTCGGCGAGACGGCACCGCTTCTCATGATCGGCATGGTGGCCTTTGTCGTCGAGTATCCGACCACCCCGCTCGATCCTGCGACCGCATTGCCGGTACAGATCTTCATGTGGGCCACGTCGGCCGAACGAGGCTTCGTCGAGCGCACGTCGGGCGCCGCCCTCATCCTCGTTTTCGTGTTGGTCTGTATGAACCTTCTTGCCGTTATCCTGCGTCGCCGCTTCGAACGCCGCTGGTAG
- the pstC gene encoding phosphate ABC transporter permease subunit PstC, whose protein sequence is MSTSAIVLGLLLAGLASYFIGAWRARDLARKTEEKLHSRPGYFGGYLAVWTVLPALVLSLIWGGAEHFVVRTIVKDNLPESVQALSAAEQTLVLGRINAIARGIPNLSDEDREVIKKSRLGFATADEAQRVMQARGIVMGSAPAPYMISAAYDQVSYQNTSRWASTGLALLLALGGFLYAFSRMAPKLRARNAVESVVLGGLVSASTIAVLTTVGIVFSMLFETIHFFQFVSPADFFFGTVWDPRFSAPGRTGEGQFGLVPLFWGTLYISTVAMFVAVPVGLLAAIYMSEYAGPRVRTLAKPMLEILAGIPTIVYGLFALITFGPFLRDAGAGLGLSISASSVLTAGIVMGVMIIPFVSSLSDDIINAVPQSLRDGSYGLGATQSETIKRVVLPAALPGVVGAILLAVSRAIGETMIVVLAAGIAATLTINPFEPVTTITVKIVSQLTGDLEFNSPQTLVAFALGLTLFTITLGLNIYALYVVRKYREQYE, encoded by the coding sequence ATGTCAACGTCTGCCATCGTGCTGGGGCTGCTTCTTGCAGGTCTTGCCTCCTACTTCATAGGCGCTTGGAGGGCCAGGGACCTGGCCCGCAAGACCGAAGAAAAGCTTCACTCTCGCCCCGGCTACTTCGGCGGGTATCTTGCTGTCTGGACGGTGCTCCCCGCACTCGTTCTCTCGCTGATCTGGGGCGGAGCCGAGCATTTCGTCGTGCGCACCATCGTGAAGGACAACCTTCCCGAAAGCGTGCAGGCTCTCTCCGCAGCGGAACAGACGCTCGTTCTCGGCCGTATCAACGCCATTGCGCGCGGCATCCCGAACCTGTCGGACGAAGACCGCGAAGTGATCAAGAAATCGCGGCTCGGTTTCGCGACCGCCGACGAGGCGCAGCGCGTCATGCAGGCCAGGGGCATCGTGATGGGCTCGGCCCCGGCGCCTTACATGATTTCGGCGGCTTACGATCAGGTCAGCTATCAGAACACGAGCCGGTGGGCTTCGACCGGCCTCGCGCTACTCCTCGCCCTTGGCGGCTTCCTCTATGCGTTTTCGCGCATGGCCCCCAAACTCCGCGCCCGCAACGCCGTCGAAAGCGTTGTTCTCGGCGGTCTCGTCTCCGCATCCACCATCGCGGTCCTGACCACCGTCGGCATCGTCTTCTCGATGCTGTTCGAGACCATCCACTTCTTCCAGTTCGTGTCGCCCGCCGACTTCTTCTTCGGCACGGTCTGGGATCCACGCTTCTCCGCGCCCGGACGCACCGGCGAAGGCCAGTTCGGCCTCGTGCCGCTCTTCTGGGGCACGCTCTATATCTCCACGGTCGCCATGTTCGTGGCCGTGCCGGTCGGTCTGCTCGCCGCCATCTACATGTCGGAGTACGCGGGCCCGCGCGTTCGCACGCTCGCCAAGCCCATGCTCGAAATCCTGGCGGGCATCCCCACCATCGTCTACGGCCTCTTCGCGCTCATCACGTTCGGCCCCTTCCTGCGCGACGCGGGCGCGGGCCTCGGCCTCAGCATCTCGGCATCGAGCGTGCTCACGGCGGGCATCGTCATGGGCGTGATGATCATTCCGTTCGTGTCGTCTCTCTCAGACGACATCATCAACGCCGTGCCGCAGTCCCTGCGCGATGGCTCGTACGGCTTGGGCGCGACCCAGTCCGAAACCATCAAGCGCGTGGTTCTTCCGGCCGCGTTGCCGGGCGTCGTGGGCGCCATCCTGCTCGCGGTCTCGCGCGCGATCGGCGAAACGATGATCGTGGTGCTCGCAGCGGGCATCGCCGCGACCTTGACCATCAACCCCTTCGAACCTGTCACCACCATCACGGTGAAAATCGTGAGCCAGCTCACAGGCGACCTTGAGTTCAACTCGCCGCAGACGCTCGTGGCGTTCGCCCTCGGCCTTACGCTCTTCACGATCACGCTCGGCCTCAACATTTACGCACTCTATGTGGTGCGCAAGTACCGGGAGCAATACGAATAA